One Coffea arabica cultivar ET-39 chromosome 5c, Coffea Arabica ET-39 HiFi, whole genome shotgun sequence DNA window includes the following coding sequences:
- the LOC140007292 gene encoding uncharacterized protein, translating into MRVLVWNCQGVGSPLTVPQLREVNNLSSPSLIFLSETKNRKPVIDRIARRLRFENSVVVEAMNRAGGMAMFWSRDTNILEVNTTAFTIEAKIEDSDSNCIWWFVGLYASCDPLIRREQWRVISRRKRLWGDRFLIAGDFNDILSNEEKWGGVVREERSFRNFKDFIDQNNLVDIGYDGQPWTWSNHWNDEGEIRQRLDRGLCSMGWFQVFEQARCQHLTTLASDHSMLMIDTIPATDRHKKRFYFDKRWLQKEGVHQVIERAWNIEEQGSRMFKITKKIRNCRIELLKWRNSFQANSRSKIQDLKKELEEARISESANRWQNLNDIKDKLSTAYKEEEHFWRQKSRISWLREGDKNTKFFHTYVKGRRVHNRIRNLQRNDSSWTSSEDEVVKEISDYFKDLFSSGGRGDMSDILDGIPNSITQDMNNNLTKVVEEKEIHDALFSMNSEKSPRQDGMTPLFFQKFWSIIKKDIIPAIQAFFTSGFMLKSINHTIISLIPKIQNPISLKHFRPISLCSVLYKIISKILANRLKVVLHKCISKTQSAFIPGRQILDNVMVAHEYMHYLKNKRQGKNGYMAVKLDMAKAYDRVE; encoded by the coding sequence ATGAGGGTTTTGGTGTGGAACTGTCAAGGAgtggggagccccttgacagttccccagCTGAGGGAGGTTAACAACCTCTCCTCTCcaagtttgatttttttaagCGAAACTAAGAATAGGAAACCTGTCATTGATAGGATTGCTAGAAGGCTCAGGTTCGAGAATTCTGTAGTTGTGGAAGCTATGAATAGAGCTGGTGGTATGGCTATGTTCTGGTCTAGGGACACTAACATCTTAGAAGTGAACACTACTGCTTTCACGATAGAGGCTAAAATTGAGGACAGTGACAGTAACTGCATCTGGTGGTTTGTTGGCTTATATGCTAGCTGTGATCCGTTGATTAGGAGGGAACAATGGAGGGTGATCAGTAGAAGGAAAAGGCTGTGGGGAGACAGATTCCTTATAGCTGGGGACTTCAATGACATCTTATCGAATGAAGAAAAGTGGGGAGGTGTTGTAAGAGAGGAGAGAAGTTTTAGGAATTTCAAAGATTTCATTGATCAGAACAATCTTGTCGACATTGGCTATGATGGTCAACCTTGGACGTGGAGTAACCATTGGAATGATGAAGGAGAAATTAGGCAAAGGCTCGATAGAGGCCTTTGTAGTATGGGTTGGTTCCAAGTTTTTGAGCAGGCAAGGTGCCAGCACTTGACCACTTTGGCTTCTGATCACTCCATGCTGATGATAGACACCATACCTGCTACAGACAGGCATAAGAAAAGGTTTTACTTTGACAAGAGGTGGCTTCAAAAGGAAGGGGTGCATCAAGTGATTGAGAGGGCTTGGAATATAGAGGAGCAAGGCTCTAGGATgttcaaaattacaaaaaagaTCAGAAATTGCAGAATTGAACTCTTGAAATGGAGGAATTCTTTCCAAGCCAATTCAAGGAGCAAAATTCAAGATCTTAAGAAAGAACTGGAGGAAGCCAGAATTTCGGAGTCTGCTAACAGGTGGCAAAATCTGAATGACATTAAGGATAAGCTGAGCACTGCATATAAGGAGGAAGAGCATTTTTGGAGACAAAAGTCGAGAATTAGTTGGCTTAGGGAGGGGGATAAAAATACCAAGTTTTTTCACACCTATGTCAAGGGTAGAAGAGTGCACAATAGAATCAGAAACTTGCAGCGTAATGATAGTTCTTGGACTAGTAGTGAGGATGAGGTTGTGAAGGAAATTTCTGATTACTTTAAGGATCTTTTTAGCAGTGGTGGGAGAGGTGACATGTCTGATATTCTAGATGGTATTCCTAACTCCATTACTCAGGACATGAATAATAATCTGACCAAGGTAGTTGAggaaaaagaaattcatgaTGCTCTCTTTTCCATGAATTCCGAAAAATCTCCACGACAAGATGGGATGACTCCTctatttttccagaaattttggAGCATCATCAAAAAAGACATCATCCCAGCGATTCAAGCTTTCTTCACTTCAGGCTTCATGCTCAAATCCATCAACCATACAATCATATCTCTTatccccaaaatccagaatcCTATCAGTTTAAAGCATTTCAGGCCTATCAGTCTTTGTAGTGTGCTTtataaaatcatttcaaaaatcTTGGCTAATAGACTAAAGGTAGTCCTGCACAAATGCATTAGCAAGACTCAATCAGCCTTTATCCCAGGTAGACAAATCTTAGATAATGTAATGGTTGCTCATGAATACATGCATTACttgaaaaacaaaagacaaGGGAAAAATGGATATATGGCTGTTAAGCTTGACATGGCAAAAGCTTATGATAGGGTGGAGTAG